A stretch of Gossypium hirsutum isolate 1008001.06 chromosome A06, Gossypium_hirsutum_v2.1, whole genome shotgun sequence DNA encodes these proteins:
- the LOC107963237 gene encoding uncharacterized protein → MTGAIEERLKSLDINVMYEEETGRESLLDIGPYTLGSVLDNWTVEEILSPDINDMSDTASVSEFPFEQDIKMYLEDMEKTTFVTIWGTFCYKVMPFGLKNAGETYQRAMILLSEFDIVYVNQKAVKGSAIADFLASRALEDYESLNFDFPNEDLMCVATTEECALEELP, encoded by the exons ATGACGGGAGCTATAGAAGAAAGGCTGAAAAGCTTGGACATCAACGTCATGTACGAAGAGGAGACTGGAAGAGAAAGTTTATTAGACATTGGCCCCTACACACTTGGAAGTGTTCTGGACAActggactgtggaagagatcct GTCCCCAGATATTAATGATATGAGTGACACTGCTAGCGTCTCAGAATTTCCTTTCGAGCAAGAT ATCAAGATGTATcttgaagatatggagaaaaccaCGTTTGTAACCATATGGGGCACGTTCTGTTAcaaggtgatgccgtttggactgaagaaTGCGGGGGAAacttatcaaagagccatg attCTGCTCTCCGAATTCGACATAGTTTATGTGAATCAGAAGgcagtaaaagggagtgcaatagcagattttttgGCTAGTAGAGCTTTGGAAGACTACGAGtctttgaactttgacttcccgAATGAAGACCTAATGTGTGTTGCTACCACTGAAGAATGTGCTCTGGAAGAACTTCCTTAG